From Kineosporia succinea, the proteins below share one genomic window:
- a CDS encoding DMT family transporter: MNRRAVVLFLSLGLAWGIPYMFIKVAGAELAPSVLVLARTGLAALILLPLTLASRRHRSSLPDVLRHWKPLLAYTVVEVALPWVALNHAEQTLTSSTAAILISAVPVVGVVIALLTGSTERFGTRGALGLLLGTVGVATLVGLDVNVSDLGAVAEMGVVVAGYALGPVILSRWLGDLPGLPVVAVSITAAALVYVPVVLLGPGVPATLPSADVLVAVVVLAAICTATAFLLLFALIGELGPVRATTIVYLNPVVAVAAGALFLDERVTVFTLLGFVLVLTGSYLVNGTPRKAVVPVGARELQPAR, from the coding sequence ATGAATCGGCGAGCCGTCGTCCTGTTCCTCAGCCTGGGCCTGGCCTGGGGCATCCCGTACATGTTCATCAAGGTCGCGGGCGCCGAACTGGCCCCCTCGGTGCTGGTCCTGGCCCGCACCGGCCTGGCCGCCCTGATCCTGCTGCCGCTCACTCTCGCGAGCCGCCGTCACCGCTCGAGTCTCCCCGACGTCCTCAGGCACTGGAAGCCCCTGCTCGCCTACACGGTGGTCGAGGTGGCCCTGCCCTGGGTCGCCCTCAACCACGCCGAGCAGACCCTGACCAGCTCGACCGCCGCGATCCTGATCTCGGCCGTGCCCGTGGTCGGCGTGGTGATCGCGCTGCTCACCGGCAGCACCGAGCGCTTCGGCACCCGTGGTGCACTCGGCCTGCTGCTCGGAACGGTGGGGGTGGCCACCCTCGTCGGCCTCGACGTGAACGTCTCCGACCTCGGCGCGGTCGCCGAGATGGGCGTCGTGGTGGCCGGTTACGCGCTCGGCCCGGTGATCCTCTCGCGCTGGCTCGGTGACCTGCCCGGCCTGCCGGTGGTGGCCGTCAGCATCACCGCGGCCGCCCTGGTCTACGTGCCGGTGGTGCTGCTCGGCCCCGGCGTGCCCGCGACGCTGCCCTCGGCCGACGTGCTCGTGGCCGTCGTCGTTCTCGCCGCGATCTGCACCGCCACCGCCTTCCTGCTGCTCTTCGCCCTGATCGGCGAGCTCGGCCCGGTGCGCGCCACCACCATCGTCTACCTGAACCCGGTGGTCGCCGTGGCGGCCGGTGCGCTCTTCCTCGACGAGCGCGTCACGGTCTTCACCCTGCTCGGGTTCGTGCTCGTGCTCACCGGGTCGTACCTGGTCAACGGCACCCCGCGCAAGGCCGTGGTCCCGGTCGGGGCGAGAGAACTGCAGCCCGCCCGATAA
- the trxA gene encoding thioredoxin, whose protein sequence is MPLTTVSEASFAADVLASPRPVLVDFSAPWCPPCQTIAPVLEQIAADETRRLRVVTVDVDENPVVADLYQVSRMPTLVLFRGGQEVARVQGVRPRELILEELAPHLG, encoded by the coding sequence ATGCCCCTGACCACCGTCTCCGAGGCCTCCTTCGCCGCCGACGTCCTGGCGAGCCCCCGGCCGGTGCTCGTCGACTTCTCCGCACCGTGGTGCCCGCCCTGCCAGACGATCGCCCCGGTGCTCGAGCAGATCGCCGCCGACGAGACGCGGCGCCTGCGGGTGGTCACGGTCGACGTCGACGAGAACCCGGTGGTCGCCGACCTCTACCAGGTCTCCCGGATGCCCACCCTGGTGCTCTTCCGGGGTGGGCAGGAGGTCGCCCGCGTCCAGGGCGTCAGACCCCGCGAGCTCATACTGGAGGAGCTCGCGCCGCACCTGGGCTGA
- a CDS encoding BTAD domain-containing putative transcriptional regulator — translation MEDRVHIGLLGPLQLHVDGRPVSVQGKRRKAILALLAAGAGRTVTVGALLDEAFYDVDDPAPNTLHVHVSQLRSLLAPYGAALERQGGGYRLDDAVVSTDASGLDRALQSVRRRPTPESLRQLRSAVDAWRGDFCADVPVPALEGRRAFHSDLRLSACEVLFDAELAGGGSPELPERIEHLLAGAPLRERLWGQLMLALNVAGRQSEALAAYRRARTVLADEGGLDPGPALRELEAMILRQADSVDSIAPVLPASTAPTLVWLDASGTLQARPLLEATPLVIGRSADCGIRLDWDPLVSRRHATIARTPEGFAVNDLGSTNGVVVDGVEVHDRALLKLGGTLQIGDTVLFLRAPSRRTGSPQHTVTARRSEL, via the coding sequence ATGGAAGACCGCGTCCACATCGGCCTGCTCGGCCCGCTGCAGCTGCACGTCGACGGCCGTCCCGTCTCGGTGCAGGGCAAGCGCCGCAAGGCCATCCTCGCTCTCCTGGCCGCCGGGGCCGGCCGCACCGTCACCGTCGGCGCCCTGCTCGACGAGGCGTTCTACGACGTCGACGACCCGGCCCCGAACACGCTGCACGTGCACGTCTCCCAGCTGCGCTCGCTGCTCGCGCCCTACGGCGCGGCCCTCGAACGGCAGGGCGGCGGCTACCGCCTCGACGACGCGGTCGTCTCCACCGACGCCTCCGGTCTCGACCGGGCGCTGCAGTCGGTGCGCCGGCGGCCGACCCCCGAGAGTCTTCGGCAGTTGCGGTCCGCGGTAGACGCCTGGCGCGGCGACTTCTGCGCGGACGTGCCGGTCCCGGCCCTCGAGGGCCGCCGGGCCTTCCACTCCGACCTGCGCCTGAGTGCCTGCGAGGTGCTGTTCGACGCCGAGCTCGCCGGCGGCGGCTCGCCCGAGCTGCCCGAGCGCATCGAGCACCTGCTCGCCGGGGCGCCGCTGCGCGAGAGGCTCTGGGGTCAGCTGATGCTCGCGCTGAACGTGGCCGGGCGGCAGAGCGAGGCCCTGGCCGCCTACCGTCGCGCGCGCACCGTGCTGGCCGACGAGGGCGGGCTCGATCCGGGCCCGGCGCTGCGCGAGCTGGAGGCGATGATCCTGCGCCAGGCCGACTCGGTCGACAGCATCGCGCCGGTGCTCCCGGCCAGCACCGCGCCCACCCTGGTCTGGCTCGACGCCTCGGGCACGCTGCAGGCCCGGCCCCTGCTCGAGGCCACCCCGCTGGTGATCGGCCGCTCCGCCGACTGCGGCATCCGCCTCGACTGGGATCCGCTGGTCTCCCGCCGCCACGCCACGATCGCCCGCACACCCGAGGGTTTCGCGGTGAACGACCTGGGCTCGACCAACGGCGTGGTGGTCGACGGTGTCGAGGTGCACGACCGGGCGCTGCTGAAACTCGGGGGCACGCTGCAGATCGGCGACACCGTGCTGTTCCTGCGGGCGCCCTCGCGGCGCACCGGTTCGCCGCAGCACACGGTCACCGCCAGACGGAGTGAGCTCTAA